The Kozakia baliensis genome includes a region encoding these proteins:
- a CDS encoding glycosyltransferase family 2 protein has protein sequence MTPPNATSPFVGFFDTCEDGIARGWAFDQLSPNSVVRLHVLIDNQEVAQILCDAERSDVANMLDLARPYVGFEFHIPDEFIDGAEHTIAFRFPDRSAVPFYGAREAHDRKDVHTFFGYIQPTYQGYADGIKQGVLRGWVVQSHRGGPKKGGVTVCVTANGANLAQLKADRYRGDVAAVLGCDPNCGFEYVIPQRLRGSMPREYRVIVMPEKIELDGSPFVTSIANDQLETRLVDIADTIDALQKELTRLRTEIRNVIPQPGFNLGDYDNWARRYYADLRSRVAQAREQTPLKTQPLVSVLVPTYKPLMSDFEAAIESVIGQTYPHWELIIVDDGAKSAEIAERIDLYCKQDSRIRAITLKKNQGIAGATNAGMDAAQGDYTVFFDHDDLMVDVALEVMVRAAERTGARLLYSDEDKIDQAGYFSAPNFKPDFNHRYLLGCNYICHLTMVETKTMREIGLLRKEYDGAQDHDFVLRASEILKGDEIYHVPELLYHWRLTPNSTAVRIDNKQYAVQAGIKAVHDHLIRLKLKADVSSINELSIYNVQWKLTRKPKVSIIIPFKDQIEMTQRCVEAILEHTDYRNYEIVLVDNWSVTLESVRFTKTFSKRRNIRFVRIEEPFNYSRINNLAVATCNKSEFYMFMNNDVFVENGSWLSELIGEALAEPNVGAVGAKLLYPDDTIQHAGVAVGPAGVATHIHRAINRYDYGYIGRARLSHEVTAVTAAAMLVRADVFKKIGGFDELDLQVAYNDVDLCLKIRAAGYKIIFAANAIAYHHESISRGSDQTPEHEGRFLRETQTMQDRWGKQAIFIRDPAYSRFFATDHQPFFELVDPRRLADYPI, from the coding sequence ATGACACCGCCAAACGCCACCTCTCCTTTCGTCGGATTTTTCGACACTTGTGAGGATGGCATAGCCCGCGGCTGGGCATTCGATCAGCTTTCCCCGAATAGCGTTGTCCGATTGCATGTGCTGATCGACAATCAGGAAGTGGCGCAAATCCTGTGCGACGCAGAACGTTCCGATGTCGCCAACATGCTTGATCTTGCAAGACCGTATGTTGGTTTCGAATTTCATATTCCCGATGAATTCATCGATGGCGCGGAACACACTATCGCCTTCCGCTTTCCAGACCGTTCAGCCGTTCCTTTCTACGGGGCGAGAGAAGCTCACGATCGTAAAGACGTTCATACTTTCTTTGGTTACATCCAACCGACATATCAAGGATACGCGGACGGAATTAAACAGGGTGTTCTGCGTGGATGGGTTGTTCAAAGTCACCGTGGCGGTCCAAAGAAGGGCGGCGTTACTGTCTGCGTGACAGCAAACGGCGCTAATTTGGCGCAACTCAAAGCGGATCGATACCGTGGCGATGTGGCGGCCGTTTTAGGCTGTGACCCGAATTGCGGGTTTGAGTATGTCATCCCCCAGCGTTTGCGTGGCTCAATGCCGCGCGAATATCGGGTTATCGTGATGCCGGAAAAAATCGAATTGGATGGCAGCCCTTTTGTCACATCGATCGCTAACGACCAGCTTGAGACACGGCTCGTCGATATTGCGGACACAATCGATGCGCTTCAGAAGGAACTTACGCGTTTGCGGACTGAAATCCGCAACGTCATTCCCCAACCCGGCTTCAACCTTGGCGATTATGATAACTGGGCGCGTCGTTATTATGCCGATTTGCGTTCACGCGTAGCCCAAGCACGAGAACAAACGCCTCTCAAAACCCAACCGCTCGTTTCGGTTCTGGTGCCAACATATAAACCCCTGATGTCCGATTTTGAGGCCGCGATTGAATCGGTTATTGGACAGACCTACCCGCATTGGGAACTCATCATCGTTGATGATGGTGCCAAATCGGCGGAGATCGCTGAACGTATCGATCTCTATTGCAAGCAAGATAGCCGTATCCGCGCCATTACTTTGAAAAAGAACCAGGGAATTGCGGGGGCGACTAATGCGGGAATGGATGCCGCACAGGGCGATTACACGGTATTCTTCGATCACGATGACTTAATGGTCGATGTGGCGCTTGAAGTCATGGTTCGCGCCGCCGAACGCACTGGTGCACGCCTTCTCTATTCCGATGAAGATAAAATCGATCAAGCGGGCTATTTCTCCGCACCGAATTTCAAGCCGGATTTCAACCATCGCTATCTGTTAGGCTGTAACTATATCTGCCATCTCACCATGGTTGAAACCAAAACCATGCGTGAGATCGGGCTTCTAAGAAAAGAGTACGATGGCGCGCAGGATCATGATTTCGTTCTGCGTGCTTCAGAAATTCTGAAGGGCGATGAAATTTATCATGTGCCCGAACTTCTTTATCATTGGCGCCTGACGCCGAATTCAACGGCTGTTCGTATCGATAACAAACAATATGCCGTTCAAGCCGGTATCAAGGCTGTTCATGACCATCTCATTCGCTTGAAACTTAAAGCGGACGTGAGTTCTATAAACGAACTGTCCATCTACAACGTCCAATGGAAACTTACCCGCAAACCAAAAGTCTCGATTATCATTCCGTTTAAAGATCAGATAGAAATGACGCAGCGCTGCGTCGAAGCAATTTTGGAACATACTGACTATCGTAATTATGAAATTGTGCTTGTCGATAACTGGTCAGTCACTTTGGAATCTGTAAGATTCACTAAGACATTTTCCAAACGGCGAAACATTCGCTTCGTCCGCATTGAAGAGCCATTTAATTATTCTCGGATAAATAATCTGGCTGTCGCGACTTGCAACAAGTCCGAGTTTTACATGTTCATGAACAATGATGTTTTTGTAGAAAATGGTAGCTGGTTATCAGAATTAATTGGCGAAGCACTTGCCGAACCAAATGTTGGTGCCGTTGGTGCGAAATTACTTTATCCTGACGACACTATACAGCACGCAGGCGTTGCGGTTGGACCCGCTGGCGTAGCAACGCATATACATCGCGCAATAAACCGCTATGATTATGGCTATATTGGACGTGCCAGGCTTTCTCATGAAGTTACAGCCGTCACGGCTGCAGCTATGCTTGTACGCGCTGATGTTTTTAAAAAAATCGGTGGTTTTGATGAACTAGACTTGCAAGTTGCCTACAACGATGTGGATCTGTGTTTAAAAATTCGTGCCGCTGGCTATAAGATAATCTTCGCAGCGAACGCCATTGCTTACCATCATGAGTCTATCTCTCGCGGTTCAGATCAAACCCCCGAACATGAAGGTCGCTTCCTAAGAGAAACTCAGACTATGCAAGACCGCTGGGGAAAACAGGCCATCTTTATTCGTGATCCTGCCTACTCGCGCTTTTTCGCAACCGATCATCAACCGTTCTTCGAACTGGTTGATCCTAGAAGGCTCGCTGATTATCCAATTTAA
- a CDS encoding DNA gyrase inhibitor YacG, whose amino-acid sequence MSQCPICKRPTNPEYRPFCCRRCADVDLGRWFNGDYRVPSFRLEDEETEIESKTSPTHLDPDDSIR is encoded by the coding sequence ATGAGCCAATGCCCCATCTGCAAACGTCCGACCAACCCGGAATACCGCCCCTTCTGTTGCCGCCGCTGCGCCGATGTCGATCTCGGTCGCTGGTTCAATGGTGATTACCGCGTTCCATCTTTTCGCCTAGAAGATGAGGAAACGGAAATAGAATCAAAAACCTCACCAACCCACCTTGATCCCGACGACAGCATCCGCTAA
- a CDS encoding ribonuclease E/G — protein MAGVSEIRIAWSPGEARIAVMQNDRLEDYALWRPGKPDGYGDLHLVRVTAAASAMGGAFVTLADGAEGFLTGEHQPGDLIRARITRSPQGGKGLRLKPVKGEVSGQEPTLLAQGPTSLEALAERYPQADILVDSPALTAKLSPALRPRLRRVPKAFDDTTASLCEALADSAADLSHGLRATITPTPALTAIDLDDPSPDRRPQTAQFSANQAAFPALAREIRLRNLSGAIVVDPAGVSPRKRPALVPALRAALEGDPMRPQALGATALGLLEIVRTRGRPPLHELLRSPHGTGLNALRQILSQYASATPPPALTLQAAIPVIRALEKDSSALAAFADTYGKPLQLALNPNYPTDYWTVTS, from the coding sequence ATGGCTGGCGTGAGCGAAATCCGCATCGCCTGGAGTCCGGGCGAAGCGCGCATCGCCGTCATGCAAAACGATCGACTGGAAGATTACGCCCTCTGGCGTCCTGGCAAGCCTGACGGCTATGGCGATCTCCACCTTGTTCGCGTTACCGCTGCCGCCTCGGCCATGGGCGGCGCTTTCGTCACTTTGGCCGATGGCGCGGAAGGTTTTCTCACCGGCGAGCATCAACCCGGCGATCTGATCCGCGCGCGCATCACCCGTAGCCCACAAGGCGGCAAAGGCCTGCGCCTCAAGCCCGTTAAGGGCGAAGTTTCGGGCCAGGAGCCTACCCTTCTCGCGCAAGGCCCCACTTCGCTGGAAGCGCTGGCCGAACGCTACCCTCAAGCCGACATTCTCGTCGATAGCCCCGCTCTGACCGCCAAACTGTCCCCGGCGCTCCGCCCACGCCTGCGCCGCGTCCCCAAAGCCTTCGATGACACCACGGCTTCTCTTTGCGAGGCTCTTGCCGATTCTGCCGCCGACCTCTCTCACGGTCTGCGCGCCACCATAACCCCCACCCCGGCCCTTACCGCCATCGATTTGGACGATCCTTCTCCAGATCGTCGCCCACAGACCGCGCAATTTTCCGCCAACCAAGCCGCCTTCCCCGCCCTGGCGCGCGAGATTCGCCTCCGCAACCTCAGCGGTGCGATCGTCGTCGATCCCGCTGGCGTCAGTCCGCGCAAACGCCCTGCCTTAGTGCCGGCCCTTCGCGCTGCGTTGGAAGGCGATCCCATGCGCCCACAGGCTCTCGGCGCAACCGCGCTCGGCTTGCTTGAAATTGTACGCACGCGCGGTCGCCCGCCCTTGCATGAACTTCTGCGCTCCCCACATGGAACGGGTCTGAACGCCCTGCGTCAGATCTTGAGCCAGTATGCAAGCGCTACGCCCCCGCCGGCCCTCACGCTCCAAGCCGCTATTCCTGTCATCCGCGCCCTGGAGAAAGACTCATCGGCCCTCGCAGCCTTTGCCGATACCTATGGCAAGCCTCTGCAATTGGCCCTGAACCCGAATTACCCGACCGATTATTGGACCGTCACGTCATGA
- a CDS encoding Maf family protein: MPEALKPKFVLASASPRRLELLRQIGITPDAVAAADLDETPRPNELPRACAQRLAAAKAAHVATQIAEPALILAADTIVGLGRRILPKAEDRDTAKRCLTMLSGRRHTVVTAIAMVPSAAWPEGRRIERLVETVVTFSRLTPAQIDALLDHGDWSGKAGGYALQGMAAACIRYVGGSPSAVIGLPLFETAQMLRGQPGKWLA; the protein is encoded by the coding sequence TTGCCTGAGGCCCTAAAGCCGAAATTCGTTCTGGCGTCGGCTTCGCCCCGGCGGCTTGAGCTTCTCCGCCAGATCGGCATCACTCCCGATGCGGTAGCCGCAGCCGATCTCGACGAAACGCCCCGGCCCAACGAACTGCCCCGCGCCTGCGCCCAGCGCCTCGCTGCCGCCAAGGCAGCGCACGTCGCCACGCAAATCGCCGAGCCCGCCCTTATTCTTGCCGCCGACACCATCGTGGGCCTCGGGCGCAGAATACTTCCCAAGGCGGAAGACCGCGACACCGCCAAACGCTGCCTGACCATGCTCTCCGGACGCCGACATACCGTCGTCACCGCAATCGCCATGGTTCCCAGCGCCGCTTGGCCCGAAGGGCGACGCATAGAACGGCTCGTCGAAACCGTGGTAACGTTCTCGCGCCTGACGCCCGCGCAAATCGACGCCCTGCTGGATCATGGCGATTGGTCCGGCAAAGCGGGCGGTTACGCTCTGCAAGGCATGGCGGCGGCCTGCATCCGTTATGTCGGCGGCAGTCCCTCCGCCGTCATCGGTCTGCCCTTGTTCGAAACGGCGCAGATGCTGCGCGGCCAACCCGGCAAATGGCTGGCGTGA
- the infA gene encoding translation initiation factor IF-1, giving the protein MSKEDMIEFSGTVTELLPNAMFRVTLDNEHTILAHTSGKMRKNRIRVLAGDRVNVEMTPYDLSKGRITFRFK; this is encoded by the coding sequence ATGTCTAAAGAAGACATGATCGAATTCAGCGGCACCGTCACCGAGCTGCTGCCCAACGCCATGTTCCGCGTTACGCTGGACAATGAGCACACCATCCTCGCCCATACGAGCGGCAAAATGCGCAAGAACCGCATCCGCGTCCTCGCAGGCGACCGCGTCAATGTCGAAATGACGCCTTACGACCTCTCAAAAGGCCGCATCACCTTCCGCTTCAAGTAA
- the hisD gene encoding histidinol dehydrogenase, which yields MKRLHTTQSDFEADFAALLEARTGVETSVTEPVRDIIADIRQRGDDALRDYTARFDRLTLSPDKIRIGADEIAREADRVDADLMEALNVAAQRIEVFHAQQLPENLEYTDDAGLTLGMRWTALDAVGLYVPGGKAAYPSSVLMNALPAKVAGVERIAMCVPCPDGVLNPLVLAAARVCGVTEIYRVGGAQAVAALAYGTNAIAPVDRIVGPGNAYVAEAKRQVFGHVGIDSIAGPSEVLVVADAENNPRFVALDLLAQAEHDELAQAVLITNDSAFADKVAAAVEAELKTLPRAAIAARSWADHGAIIVVRDWDEAAAIANRLAPEHLEVMLNAPEDFAAKVRHAGAMFLGRFCPEAVGDYVGGPNHVLPTSRTARFASGLSVFDFLKRTTSIATGPDGLRRVGPAGVALARAEGLGAHALSLSARLDELGWNER from the coding sequence ATGAAACGCCTGCATACGACACAGTCCGATTTCGAAGCCGATTTTGCCGCCCTGCTCGAGGCCCGCACTGGCGTCGAAACCAGCGTCACCGAACCGGTGCGCGACATCATCGCCGATATCCGCCAACGCGGCGACGATGCCCTGCGCGACTATACGGCCCGTTTCGACCGCCTGACGCTCTCGCCCGATAAAATTCGCATCGGCGCGGATGAAATCGCCCGCGAAGCCGATCGCGTCGATGCCGATCTGATGGAAGCCCTTAACGTCGCCGCCCAGCGCATCGAAGTTTTCCATGCCCAGCAATTGCCGGAGAATTTAGAATATACCGACGATGCCGGCCTGACGCTCGGCATGCGCTGGACCGCGCTGGACGCCGTGGGCCTCTACGTTCCTGGCGGCAAAGCGGCCTACCCTTCCTCCGTGCTCATGAACGCCCTGCCCGCCAAAGTCGCGGGCGTGGAGCGGATCGCCATGTGCGTACCCTGCCCCGATGGCGTGCTTAACCCGCTCGTTCTCGCCGCCGCGCGCGTTTGCGGCGTCACCGAAATCTATCGCGTCGGCGGCGCACAAGCCGTTGCCGCCCTGGCTTACGGCACGAACGCCATCGCCCCGGTGGACCGTATCGTCGGCCCCGGTAACGCCTATGTCGCCGAAGCCAAACGCCAGGTTTTCGGCCATGTCGGCATCGATTCCATCGCAGGCCCCTCCGAAGTCCTCGTCGTCGCGGATGCCGAGAACAACCCGCGCTTCGTGGCCCTCGATCTTCTAGCCCAGGCCGAACATGACGAACTCGCCCAAGCCGTTCTGATCACGAACGACAGCGCCTTCGCCGATAAGGTCGCCGCAGCCGTGGAGGCAGAACTCAAAACCCTTCCTCGCGCCGCCATCGCTGCCCGTTCCTGGGCCGACCATGGCGCCATCATTGTCGTGCGCGATTGGGACGAAGCCGCCGCCATCGCCAACCGCCTCGCTCCGGAACATCTGGAAGTGATGCTGAACGCGCCGGAAGATTTCGCCGCCAAAGTGCGCCATGCCGGCGCGATGTTCCTTGGCCGCTTCTGCCCCGAAGCAGTGGGCGATTATGTCGGCGGCCCCAACCATGTGCTGCCCACCAGCCGCACGGCGCGTTTCGCCTCCGGCCTTTCGGTATTCGACTTCCTCAAACGCACCACTTCCATCGCCACCGGGCCGGACGGATTGCGCCGCGTCGGTCCCGCGGGCGTCGCTCTGGCACGCGCCGAAGGATTAGGCGCGCATGCTCTCAGCCTTTCGGCCCGACTCGACGAATTAGGCTGGAATGAACGCTGA
- the hisG gene encoding ATP phosphoribosyltransferase, with product MNAEPAPANMSCHTSPNAPLILALPKGRILKALGPVLERAGLFSDGQGIGEGTRSLRFPTSDPNLDVVRVRSFDVATFVAYGGAQIGVCGADVLMEFDYPEIYAPLDLGIGACRVSIARPKNMTETIGDAASSQIRVATKYPAITRRHFAARGVNAEIVHLHGAMELAPNLDLANIIVDLVDTGSTLRANGLHETEVIAHVTSRLIVNRVALKTQPEAIKALIERFRNALQESAA from the coding sequence ATGAACGCCGAACCTGCCCCCGCCAATATGTCCTGCCACACCTCTCCGAACGCGCCCCTTATTCTCGCGCTGCCGAAAGGGCGGATTCTCAAGGCCCTTGGCCCCGTCCTGGAACGCGCCGGATTGTTTTCCGATGGGCAAGGCATCGGCGAAGGCACGCGCAGCCTGCGCTTCCCCACCAGCGACCCGAATTTGGATGTGGTTCGCGTGCGCTCCTTCGACGTCGCCACCTTCGTCGCCTATGGCGGCGCGCAGATCGGCGTCTGCGGTGCGGACGTGCTGATGGAGTTTGATTACCCGGAAATCTATGCGCCGCTCGATCTCGGTATCGGCGCTTGCCGCGTCTCCATCGCCCGCCCGAAAAACATGACGGAAACGATCGGCGACGCCGCCAGTTCGCAGATCCGCGTCGCCACCAAATATCCCGCCATCACGCGCCGTCACTTCGCCGCACGCGGCGTGAATGCCGAAATCGTGCATCTGCATGGTGCGATGGAACTCGCTCCCAATCTCGATCTGGCCAACATCATCGTCGATCTGGTCGATACCGGTTCCACTTTGCGCGCCAACGGCTTGCACGAAACGGAAGTGATCGCCCACGTCACCAGCCGCCTGATCGTCAACCGCGTCGCGCTCAAAACCCAGCCCGAGGCGATCAAGGCGCTGATCGAACGCTTCCGCAACGCCCTGCAGGAGAGCGCGGCATGA
- a CDS encoding GntR family transcriptional regulator, giving the protein MYADITKELFPQKLETQGGVPLRVQLREGLLAAIGDGRLKPGAQLPTMRELSAHLAIDLNTVQRAYAELERMGAIETRRARGSFVCDAAPKPDPSVLREKIEVAAGAAIAAARAQGLPPQDVAHAMLELLQRSE; this is encoded by the coding sequence ATGTATGCAGACATAACGAAAGAACTCTTTCCGCAGAAGCTGGAAACGCAAGGCGGTGTGCCGTTGCGGGTTCAGCTTCGCGAAGGGCTTCTGGCGGCAATCGGCGATGGACGGCTGAAGCCCGGCGCGCAATTGCCGACCATGCGTGAATTGTCCGCGCATCTGGCGATCGACCTCAATACCGTTCAGCGCGCTTACGCGGAGTTGGAGCGGATGGGGGCGATCGAAACAAGGCGCGCGCGCGGCAGTTTCGTTTGCGATGCCGCACCGAAGCCGGACCCTTCGGTTTTGCGGGAGAAAATCGAGGTCGCCGCCGGGGCCGCCATCGCGGCGGCGCGGGCGCAGGGTTTGCCGCCGCAGGATGTGGCGCACGCCATGCTTGAGCTTTTGCAACGGAGTGAATGA
- a CDS encoding slipin family protein encodes MPTYPQLSASRFPLLVNSISAPLAGICVLAGLVASAGDAHDRPYFLLGGIVLGICVLLSVRLCSAWERAVVLRAGKIKGVYGPGIFLTVPFLDQVTEVVDQRIRTVPVNTRQTLTRDTTPVDVDAVIFWMVHDPLRAVTELDAFAASVSMVALTTLREVVSSSDLSVLLEDRRRIDDELREQIARKTSEWGVTVQGVEIRDVQLPASLQDAMSRQAQAEREKAARVTLASAERAVALELSEAAKSYEASPVALQILQINRIFEMNKDRGTTILMPTTMADSMAGIAGLNIANLAAANSETETARGS; translated from the coding sequence ATGCCGACCTATCCGCAATTATCCGCCAGCCGCTTTCCGTTGCTGGTGAATTCCATTTCCGCGCCTCTGGCAGGAATTTGCGTGCTGGCCGGATTGGTGGCGAGCGCGGGCGATGCGCATGACCGCCCATATTTCCTGCTCGGCGGCATTGTGCTGGGTATTTGCGTGTTGCTGAGCGTGCGGCTGTGCTCGGCCTGGGAGCGCGCCGTCGTGCTGCGGGCTGGGAAAATCAAAGGCGTTTACGGTCCCGGCATATTTCTAACCGTGCCGTTTCTGGATCAAGTGACGGAAGTGGTGGACCAGCGCATTCGCACGGTCCCGGTCAACACGCGGCAAACGTTGACGCGCGATACGACTCCGGTGGATGTGGATGCGGTCATTTTCTGGATGGTGCATGATCCGTTGCGCGCGGTGACGGAACTGGATGCTTTTGCCGCGTCGGTGTCGATGGTGGCGCTCACGACGCTGCGCGAAGTGGTGAGCAGTTCCGATCTGAGCGTTTTGCTGGAAGATCGGCGGCGGATCGATGATGAGTTGCGCGAGCAGATCGCACGCAAGACCAGCGAATGGGGCGTGACGGTTCAGGGCGTCGAGATTCGCGATGTTCAGTTGCCGGCCAGTTTGCAGGATGCAATGAGCCGCCAGGCGCAGGCCGAGCGTGAAAAGGCGGCGCGCGTCACGCTGGCGAGCGCGGAACGGGCGGTGGCGCTGGAATTGTCGGAAGCAGCAAAATCCTATGAAGCATCCCCCGTGGCGTTACAGATTTTGCAGATCAACCGGATTTTCGAGATGAATAAGGATCGCGGCACGACGATTTTGATGCCGACGACGATGGCGGATAGCATGGCGGGAATCGCCGGATTGAACATCGCCAATCTGGCCGCCGCGAATTCCGAAACCGAGACGGCGCGCGGAAGTTAG
- a CDS encoding gluconate 2-dehydrogenase subunit 3 family protein: MTDTTPPAPQIDADFLEILNSDRVSERTRAIMATRAKADDPDYAPRYFSSEAFAVLQALFARVLPQEVVLGAARIDLAARLDQRLSGPGDGWRFAFLPSDAEAYRQGLSILNGAAQARFGHDFAAISEARQDELLHAIDAGALEAKAWNAQQLSAWFSDVRADAVQLFISHPAVQGRLGISAIANGGDGFFQGFTAMGEGVREAWEPVRAGDEA, from the coding sequence ATGACCGATACGACGCCTCCCGCGCCGCAGATCGATGCTGATTTTCTTGAGATTTTGAACTCTGACCGTGTTTCCGAACGTACGCGCGCCATTATGGCAACGCGGGCGAAGGCGGATGACCCGGACTATGCGCCTCGTTACTTTTCCTCAGAGGCGTTTGCGGTATTGCAAGCGCTCTTCGCGCGCGTCCTGCCGCAAGAGGTGGTGCTGGGCGCGGCGCGGATCGATCTGGCGGCCCGGCTCGATCAACGGTTGAGCGGACCTGGCGATGGGTGGCGATTCGCGTTCCTGCCGTCCGATGCCGAAGCATATCGTCAAGGTCTGTCGATCCTGAACGGTGCGGCGCAAGCGCGTTTCGGGCATGATTTCGCGGCAATTTCAGAGGCGCGACAGGATGAGTTGCTTCATGCGATCGATGCGGGCGCACTTGAGGCGAAGGCGTGGAACGCGCAGCAGCTTTCCGCATGGTTCAGCGATGTTCGGGCAGATGCGGTGCAATTATTCATCAGCCACCCCGCCGTGCAGGGCAGGCTGGGCATTTCCGCCATCGCCAATGGCGGGGACGGGTTTTTTCAGGGCTTCACCGCCATGGGCGAGGGCGTGCGCGAGGCTTGGGAGCCGGTGCGTGCGGGAGACGAAGCATGA
- a CDS encoding GMC family oxidoreductase: protein MSGQRYAENEVVDVVIVGTGAGGAPLLAELARAGLKVVALEAGPRFEARHYTPDEIEASEFYWLEERLSDGANPQAFGGNNSGTGVGGSMLHYGAFMPRIDARDFKLHTETGQGVDWPFGLETLLPYIERVEQEIGVSGPPDYPWDSARRYAYPPPQRNAAAQAMLRGCEALGLKATDGPAALVTRPLGAREACVGCGACHQGCRNGAKSGTDNTYLPRAVADGAEIRPGCFVHGIERDGSGRVCAVVYRENGVDRRQRCAALVLSAGAVETARLLLHTGLANSSGQVGRNYMAHISTQVWGTLDAETRPNKGYPSLAITEDMVRAEDANFIGGYLVQSLGMMPLTWATNVARGRGLWGEALTRYLRDYNYVVGLGAHGECLPYEHNRVTLSGEPGRAGVPKPVISFSYGENEHAMHRHAVKWLSKIWEAAGARDIWSVDRAAHMIGTCRMGANGDEAVVDPFGRSFDIENLWICDHSIFPSATASNPALAIMALSLRTAEAMLRR from the coding sequence ATGAGCGGGCAACGTTACGCGGAGAATGAGGTCGTCGATGTTGTGATCGTCGGCACTGGGGCCGGTGGTGCGCCGCTTCTGGCGGAGTTGGCGCGAGCCGGGCTGAAGGTGGTGGCGCTGGAAGCGGGGCCGCGTTTCGAGGCGCGGCATTATACGCCGGACGAGATCGAGGCTTCCGAATTCTATTGGCTGGAAGAACGCCTTTCCGACGGAGCGAATCCGCAGGCTTTCGGCGGCAATAACAGCGGCACCGGCGTGGGCGGTTCCATGCTGCATTATGGCGCGTTCATGCCGCGCATCGATGCGCGGGATTTCAAACTGCACACCGAAACGGGCCAAGGCGTGGACTGGCCGTTCGGGCTGGAAACGTTGCTGCCTTATATCGAGCGGGTGGAGCAGGAAATCGGCGTTTCCGGACCGCCGGACTACCCGTGGGATTCGGCGCGGCGTTATGCCTATCCGCCACCGCAACGCAATGCGGCGGCGCAGGCGATGCTGCGCGGATGCGAAGCGCTGGGCCTCAAAGCGACGGACGGGCCGGCGGCGTTGGTGACGCGGCCTTTGGGCGCGCGAGAGGCCTGCGTGGGATGCGGAGCATGCCATCAGGGATGTCGCAACGGCGCGAAATCCGGGACGGACAACACCTATCTGCCACGCGCGGTGGCGGATGGGGCAGAGATTCGCCCAGGTTGTTTCGTGCATGGAATCGAGCGCGACGGGTCCGGGCGCGTTTGCGCGGTCGTCTATCGTGAGAACGGGGTGGATCGGCGGCAGCGTTGCGCGGCGCTGGTGTTATCGGCGGGTGCGGTGGAGACGGCGCGTTTGCTGCTGCATACTGGCCTAGCGAATAGCAGTGGGCAGGTGGGGCGCAATTACATGGCGCATATCTCCACCCAGGTCTGGGGCACGCTGGATGCCGAGACGCGGCCGAACAAAGGCTACCCCTCGCTCGCCATCACCGAGGACATGGTGCGCGCCGAGGATGCGAATTTCATAGGCGGGTATCTGGTGCAGTCCCTGGGGATGATGCCGTTGACCTGGGCCACGAACGTGGCGCGCGGGCGTGGATTATGGGGCGAGGCGCTGACACGGTATCTGCGCGATTATAATTACGTCGTCGGACTGGGCGCGCATGGTGAATGCCTGCCGTACGAGCATAATCGCGTCACGCTCTCGGGCGAACCGGGGCGCGCGGGCGTGCCGAAGCCGGTGATTTCGTTCAGCTATGGCGAGAACGAGCATGCCATGCATCGCCATGCGGTGAAGTGGCTTTCCAAAATCTGGGAAGCGGCAGGGGCGCGCGATATCTGGTCGGTCGATCGGGCGGCGCACATGATCGGCACCTGCCGCATGGGCGCAAACGGCGATGAGGCGGTGGTCGATCCGTTCGGGCGCAGCTTCGACATCGAGAATTTGTGGATTTGCGACCATTCCATTTTCCCGAGTGCCACGGCATCTAACCCGGCCTTGGCGATCATGGCGTTAAGTTTGCGCACGGCGGAGGCAATGCTGCGCCGCTAA